CGGGCGGCCGGCTCAGGATGGCGAAGCGGACCTATCTGCCCGACGCCGCGCGTGGTGAGATGTTCGAGCTTCCGGTGTCATGCGCGCTCATCCGGCACGCTCAGGGCAATGTGCTGTTCGATACCGGATGTCATCCCGACGTTGCGACCGATCTCGAAGGTCGGCTCGGCACGCTCGCCAAGTACATGAATCCGATCATGCCAGCGGGCGATCATGTGCTGACGAGTCTCAAGGCGGTCGGCCTCGGCCCCCACGACATCGATGTCGTGATCTGTTCCCACCTGCACACCGATCATTGCGGCTGCAACGCCTTCTTCAAGAAGGCGACGATTTTCGTCCACGCGCTCGAGATCGAGGCTGCGAATGCGCCTGATGCGTTCGATCGCGGATACATCAAGGCGGATTGGGATCATCCGCTGAAGATGGAAATCTTCGACCGGCAGACGGACGTGTTCGGCGACGGCAAGCTGACCCTGATCCCGCTGCCCGGACACTCCAAGGGAACGACCGGCGCGCTGGTCAAGCTCGACAAGAGCGGCGAATTCCTGCTCGCTTCCGACGCGCTGAGCGTGCGCGCGAATCTCGACCAGCGAACTTCCCCGAGGAATAGCCTCGATGTCGATCAGTTCCTGAAATCGCTCGACGAGATCGCGAAGCTCGAGGCCGCCGGCGTCAAGATCATCTGCGGCCACGACGATGCGCAGTGGGCGAGCCTGCGAAAGGGGCCGGACGCCTATGCGTAAGGGCCTTGCTGATTTGCAGGTATTTCTCCGCGCGATGTGGTATCCGACGGTCCGGAATTGAACTGGACCAGAACAACAAAAAGGAAACGCAGATGTCGAAGGAAGGTTTGTGCGCGATCGTGACCGGGTCCGCATCGGGGCTCGGTGCTGCTACGGCGCAAATCCTCGCCACGGACGGCGCGCGCATCATCATCAACTATTCCAACAGCAAGGCGGAGGCTGAGGCGACCGCGGAAGCCTGCCGCAAGCAGGGCGCCGAGGTGCTGGTGGTGCAGGGCGACGTCTCGCGCGACGAGGACTGCAAGAAGATTGCCGCCGCGGCGCAAGGTTGGGGCCGGCTCGACGTGCTGGTCAACAATGCCGGCACCACCAAGCATGTGCCGCATCACGATCTCGACGGGCTGTCGGCGGAAGACTTCCAGCGCATCTATGCCGTCAACACCATCGGCCCGTTCCAGATGGTCCGCGCCGCGCGTGCGCTGCTGGAAACCGGCGCGAAGGCATCAGGCCGGCCGTCGGCGGTGGTGAACGTCTCCTCGATCGCCGGCATTTCCGGCGGTGGTTCGTCGGTCGCCTATGCCGCGAGCAAGGGCGCGCTCAACACCATGACGCAGTCGCTGGCGCGCGCGCTGGCGCCCCTGATCCGCGTCAACACGGTTTGCCCGGGCTATATCGATACGCCGTGGTTCACCAAGGGCCGCGGCGAGGCGGGCGCCAAGCAGGTGCGCGATGCCGTGGTGGCGCGGGTGCCGCTGAAGGTCGCGTCGACGGCGGAGGATATCGCCAACCTGGTCTGCTTCCTGGCAAGCCCGGCGTCGAGCAACATGACCGGTGAGTTCGTTCGCATGGACGCCGGCATGCATTTGATTCAGTAAAGGCGTCTCTGTGGATGGCAGGACATAGCCGAGAGACAGCGTCGCTTCCGCAGGCTTATGCCCGGCCATCCATCGTCCCGCTGAGCCGTTGCAAAGACGTAAATGCCCGGGACAAGCCCGGGCATGACGTTGTTGAAGCGGTCTTCGCGCCTGCTCTTATTTGTTGCCGGGATCGGAGACCACGCCCGCCGCGACCAGCCGGTTCCAGATGAACAGCACCACCAGCGCGCCGATCGTGGCGGTGATGAAGCCGGCGCCCTGCTCGGGACCGTAATGGCCGATCGCCTGGCCGACCCAGGTTGCGAGAAACGCACCGGCGATGCCGAGCACTGTGGTGAGAATGAAGCCGCTTGGATTGTTCGGCCCCGGCGACAGGAACCGCGCGATGATCCCTGCGACAAAGCCGACGATGATGACCCAGATGATGCCGCCCATGTCAGTGGTCCTCCTCGGATGGAATCAAACCGCCGCCGTCACAGCCTGCCGTGCAGTTCGTCGCCGCTCGGCAGCCGCCCGTCCGGCGTCAGGTGATTGATCACGTCGGGCAGATACTGGCTCAGGCCCTGCAGCAAATCGTCGCGCGACATGCCGCTCTGCGATGCCAACGAATCGATCTGGTCGGCGCCGAGCGCGTTGGCGAGATCGCCAGGCGAGATCTGCTTGTTGGGACCGTTGCTGACCCAGGAATTTGCCGCGTCGCCATGCCCCGTCTGCTGAAGTTGGTTGAGCAGGTCGCCGAGGCCGCCGCTCAGCACAGTGCCGGCCGCGCCGCCTGCGAGCAGTCCGCCGAGGCCGCTCTTGAGCACATCAGAGAGTCCGCCGCCGGACCCGCCGGGAAGTCCCGCGGTCACGTTGCCGGGGAGCGGCGGAGCCTGTGACGGCGTCGGTGCCGGCGCTGCGGTACCCGGCTGGTTGCTGCCGGTGAAATGCTTGACGGCTTTCCAGGCAAGCAGCGCCAGGATGGCCATCGTCATCGGCGACATTCCCCCACCACTGGAGCTGTCGGATTGTGTGCTTGGCGCACTCGGACCGCGGGGCCCGTTCTGCATGCCGTTGAGTACGTCGAGTAAACCCATGATTGTCTCCTGCAGCAACCGTGCCCCGCGGCAGAAACATAACGGCCGCTCGTGACGGTTACAAGGCGGGGCGTTGGCAACCAGCGGCGCGGTCGATAGGCAGCCAATGCCAGGTCTGCTATCGAGCTTTGATGAACGGATGTTCGGCGAGATGAACAACGACCGGCCGATCGGCATTGCGGGCGCCGGCAGCATCGGCTGCTTCGTCGGCGGCATGCTGGCGGCGTCCGGCCGCCGCGTCGCACTGCTGGCGCGGCCGCGCGTGGTCGAGGAAATCACGGCCCGCGGCTTGCGGGTCACCGATGTCGACCGCTCCGAGCAGGTTGTCGCAGCGGACCGCCTCACGCTGTCCGACGATCCG
The DNA window shown above is from Bradyrhizobium sp. ISRA464 and carries:
- a CDS encoding N-acyl homoserine lactonase family protein, whose amino-acid sequence is MKMHMLSGGRLRMAKRTYLPDAARGEMFELPVSCALIRHAQGNVLFDTGCHPDVATDLEGRLGTLAKYMNPIMPAGDHVLTSLKAVGLGPHDIDVVICSHLHTDHCGCNAFFKKATIFVHALEIEAANAPDAFDRGYIKADWDHPLKMEIFDRQTDVFGDGKLTLIPLPGHSKGTTGALVKLDKSGEFLLASDALSVRANLDQRTSPRNSLDVDQFLKSLDEIAKLEAAGVKIICGHDDAQWASLRKGPDAYA
- a CDS encoding SDR family oxidoreductase, which translates into the protein MSKEGLCAIVTGSASGLGAATAQILATDGARIIINYSNSKAEAEATAEACRKQGAEVLVVQGDVSRDEDCKKIAAAAQGWGRLDVLVNNAGTTKHVPHHDLDGLSAEDFQRIYAVNTIGPFQMVRAARALLETGAKASGRPSAVVNVSSIAGISGGGSSVAYAASKGALNTMTQSLARALAPLIRVNTVCPGYIDTPWFTKGRGEAGAKQVRDAVVARVPLKVASTAEDIANLVCFLASPASSNMTGEFVRMDAGMHLIQ
- a CDS encoding GlsB/YeaQ/YmgE family stress response membrane protein — encoded protein: MGGIIWVIIVGFVAGIIARFLSPGPNNPSGFILTTVLGIAGAFLATWVGQAIGHYGPEQGAGFITATIGALVVLFIWNRLVAAGVVSDPGNK
- a CDS encoding YidB family protein, with the translated sequence MGLLDVLNGMQNGPRGPSAPSTQSDSSSGGGMSPMTMAILALLAWKAVKHFTGSNQPGTAAPAPTPSQAPPLPGNVTAGLPGGSGGGLSDVLKSGLGGLLAGGAAGTVLSGGLGDLLNQLQQTGHGDAANSWVSNGPNKQISPGDLANALGADQIDSLASQSGMSRDDLLQGLSQYLPDVINHLTPDGRLPSGDELHGRL